CTGTTGTCGAAAGGGAGCGGGAGACCTGGGCAAAAGAAAGTCTCTTGAAATGCTTTGTTCTGGAGTTCCAGTAGTTTAAAGCCTGAAATATCCCGTTGACAAAAATAAATAGTGGTATCATCCACAGATAATCGCCGAGCTGGGGAGAATTCAGCATCAAAGCTATTTCATTTTTAAAAAAGTATATTGGCAGAATGGTTATAGCTGTTATGACAAAAACGATCGATAAGCTCAATCCCAAAAGATTTACCGCTTCTTCATCAGAATCCGGGAGCATTATAGAAAACTCATATCTCAGGCAGGCGATGATCCCAAGGATCATTGTAATTGAGATCAATAAAGCCCAGGTACCAAACTCTTCAGGGGTATACAGTCTTGCAAGTACAGGAGAAGCCAGTATGGTCACTATCTGGGCAAAGGTCGTTCCGCCCACAAGTGTTAGTACATCTGCTGCAAAACTTTTTTTCTTTTTAACTGGTAAAGAAACATCACTATGGAGCAGGTTTGAACTTTTCATGAGCATACCCGAAAGTATTATTTTTTATGAACATCGAATTTTAACAACAGTTGAGCCCCATAAAGGCTTTTTCCGTTAATATACCTATCTATAAAAATCGGTCTGTAAAAAACCTGTTATTTATTGGAAGCATTCAAATAAATAATTTATAAGTGCTATTACGATAATGCTATCAGCAGAACACAGTATTGACAATTTTCAAATAACGGTGTCTTTAGAAATCCTCTATATTTTGTTACTTATTTCTTCATTTTCGTACAACATATACTTCAAAAAAACATACATTAGAGAGATGAACACTCAGGGCATAAAGGCACTTGGAGTCGGCACAGTAAAGAATTGGAGGGATAATAATTCCATTATCGATAGTGCTGCTCTTCACTTTTATTATATCTTACACTGCCGGATGTTGAGCTTGTCTGAGGTGCATAGTAATAGGTTCCACTATGAATGCTCTTCTGATAACCATCGGGAAATATACAGTTGTATTCTACATGGCACATAGTAATCTGACATGGGTCTCCATGGGAGCAGAATGCATTAAAGTGTATTCACAATACTTGTCAAAGTCTTGCGGACCATGATACTTATAGGAAGCTGAAAAAACCATAAACTTAAATCCTTGTCTTCAGAGTATTATATGAAGTGGTTCCATGCCAACAATAGTGCATCTGGATATTCCGGCAGATGATCCGGAAAGAGCTAGTAAGTTCTATTCAAGACTTTTTGACTGGAACATTGAACTGAATCCTGAATTCGAATATTATATGGTGCATACACAAGGCCTTGATGGTACTGATGGTCCGGGGGGAGGCATAGGAAAGCGACAGGGTGATCAGAAAATTACAGCATATATAGGGGTTCCTTCGGTAGATGAATATATCACAAAAGTGGAGTCATTGGGAGGAAAGACCGTTGCTCCCAAGATCGCTGTGCCAGGAATGGGGTACCTTGCAGTATGCCTGGATACGGAGAATAATACTTTTGGACTATGGGAAGACAATGCAGATGCCAAATGAAGAAGTTACAGAGACTTTGCTTTAGTTTTTTAAATTGTCTTCCTTTTCTTTTCTCTTGTGACAGAAGATATCTGTAACTATCAAGGCATTGCTGGCGGCTCTCTATAATGTTAATCCTGATATCTATTTCGCTTTGATACAGATCCGTGGAACAATGTCAATTAATCTCTACAGCATATCTTATTATGTCATGGATAGAATCCACATATTCCACACGGATCCCTATAGTCTCCTCAATATGTGTTTTGGCATCGATGATCTCCGGCCTCCTTTCTATAATAGAAAAGCCACCGATGTTCTTTTCTACATAGCTGTATTGTACAAGTCTCCTGTTCTCTCGTGGTAACAGGAACAGTTCCTTACCATTATCTTTTGCAGCCTCTGCTTTTTCCACTATGCCTCCAACTGCACCTACATTACCATACTGATCGATGGTACCGGTCATGGTGACACTATCATTCAATTGTTCATTTTTAAGGGCTGAGATCATGAGCAATGTCATCAATGCACCGGCACTGGGTCCGTCCACTGAAGGCACTTCATCAGCAGCAGTTATGCTGAATATCGTATCGCTGGCCATCAGATTTGAATTTGTGATGTTCTGTGCCAGGAAAACAGCAGTATTGGCTGCATCCTGGAACACCACGCCCATAAGCGGTTTAGTTTCCACCAGTACCCTGCCTTTTCCCGGATCTATCTCAACGGATATGTCCATCATTGATCCTTTTTCGATTACTGTCTGTCTGATGAAAGGTCCATCAATATATTCTTCAATGCTCTGGTACACAGCAGGAGCCTGCAGGCTGGCAGTTCCTTCATACCCATCAGATGAAAGACCCATACTGTATTCTATTTCGTTCAATCGCTGCCTATAATAGTCTATCTGAGAGGCATACGACTGAAGAGAAACATTGTCCTGGCTTATTTGCGCATTAAGAATCTCGTTCTCTGCTTCAAGGGAATTGATACTGTCCTGTAATATTCGTACCTGCTCATCCTGTACGGGTTGTTGTAATGCCAACAAGTAGAGATTTGCAGTGAGCGAAATGATCAGCAGAAAGATACATACCTTATGTTTCGTGGCATAAGTCATTATAATACCAGAAAAACACTATCACTATACGTATTTTAGATGTATGCCATCGTGGCAGTACATGCTTAGCTCTATTTTGATCTGCTGAATAATGTCACAGCAGTACCTATCCAGGATTCGGAACTTGTCTTTTAGGATGTGACACAGCTCTGTTTTTGTGATACCATCATAGACATACCCGGACAGCTCCCTAAGCACATCCTTTGCCAGCTCTGAAGCGGTGCAGGCATCCATTACCTGCACATCTATAATCTCTGATTCTGCGTTTGCTGGCCTAACAGATTCTTGTATCAGCAGATCCAGGCAGACCTGATCTCCACACGCGGGGCATTTTGTTTTGATATACACTTGATCTTCCTCAGGTATTCCCTACTGCAATAGATACCGTGTTAGCGGTGTCCCAAAACCCGCTTGTTAGCTCTACAGTGAATGTTTCACCCATCGGAACGTCAAACGCAATTCTTCCGGTCGTAGGTAGGCCAGGTTGAATCTGTTTCAAAAATATGGAGTTCCCGAGATGAATGTCTGCTTCACTGTCCGAAGCAAATTTTCTTCCCTGTGAGTCTACCGCTTGAACATTAA
This DNA window, taken from Methanomethylovorans hollandica DSM 15978, encodes the following:
- a CDS encoding S16 family serine protease, which codes for MTYATKHKVCIFLLIISLTANLYLLALQQPVQDEQVRILQDSINSLEAENEILNAQISQDNVSLQSYASQIDYYRQRLNEIEYSMGLSSDGYEGTASLQAPAVYQSIEEYIDGPFIRQTVIEKGSMMDISVEIDPGKGRVLVETKPLMGVVFQDAANTAVFLAQNITNSNLMASDTIFSITAADEVPSVDGPSAGALMTLLMISALKNEQLNDSVTMTGTIDQYGNVGAVGGIVEKAEAAKDNGKELFLLPRENRRLVQYSYVEKNIGGFSIIERRPEIIDAKTHIEETIGIRVEYVDSIHDIIRYAVEIN
- a CDS encoding VOC family protein produces the protein MPTIVHLDIPADDPERASKFYSRLFDWNIELNPEFEYYMVHTQGLDGTDGPGGGIGKRQGDQKITAYIGVPSVDEYITKVESLGGKTVAPKIAVPGMGYLAVCLDTENNTFGLWEDNADAK